From the genome of Helicobacter pylori, one region includes:
- a CDS encoding DnaJ C-terminal domain-containing protein, translating into MSKSLYQTLNVSENASQDEIKKSYRRLARQYHPDLNKTKEAEEKFKEINAAYEILSDEEKRRQYDQFGDNMFGGQNFSDFARSRGASEDLDDILSSIFGRGGFSQRFSQNSQGFSGFNFSNFAPENLDMSATLNVSVLDTLLGNKKQVSINNETFSLKIPIGVEEGEKIRIRNKGKMGRTGRGDLLLQIHIEEDEIYRREKDDIIQIFDLPLKTALFGGKIEIATWHKTLTLTIPPNTKAMQKFRIKDKGIKNRKTSHVGDLYLQARLILPKTETLSNELKALLEKEL; encoded by the coding sequence ATGAGCAAGAGTTTATACCAAACTTTAAATGTGAGCGAAAACGCCAGCCAAGATGAAATCAAAAAATCCTACCGCCGTTTAGCCAGACAATACCACCCAGATTTGAATAAAACCAAAGAAGCCGAAGAAAAATTCAAAGAAATCAACGCCGCTTATGAAATTTTAAGCGATGAAGAAAAACGCCGCCAATACGATCAGTTTGGCGATAACATGTTTGGTGGGCAAAATTTCAGCGATTTTGCCAGAAGCCGGGGTGCTAGTGAAGATCTAGACGATATTTTAAGCTCTATTTTTGGGAGAGGAGGTTTTTCACAAAGATTTTCTCAAAACTCGCAAGGCTTTTCTGGCTTTAATTTTTCCAATTTCGCCCCTGAAAATTTAGACATGAGCGCCACTTTAAATGTCTCTGTTTTAGACACCCTTTTAGGCAATAAAAAACAAGTGAGCATCAATAATGAGACTTTTAGCCTTAAAATCCCTATCGGCGTGGAAGAGGGCGAAAAAATCAGGATCCGCAACAAGGGGAAAATGGGGCGAACGGGTAGGGGCGATTTGCTCTTGCAAATCCATATTGAAGAAGATGAAATTTATAGGCGCGAGAAAGACGATATTATCCAAATCTTTGATTTACCCTTAAAAACGGCTCTTTTTGGAGGGAAAATTGAAATCGCTACTTGGCATAAAACCTTAACCCTAACCATTCCCCCTAACACAAAAGCGATGCAAAAATTCCGCATTAAAGACAAAGGGATCAAAAACAGAAAAACTTCGCATGTGGGGGATTTGTATTTGCAAGCTCGTTTGATTTTGCCTAAAACTGAAACGCTTTCTAATGAGTTAAAAGCGTTATTAGAAAAAGAATTGTAA
- a CDS encoding YhcH/YjgK/YiaL family protein, with translation MAIFGELSSFGHLFKKTQALEILHEYLKEVMQKGSGAHQRVLNLATNTEFQVPLGHGMFSIEQSYCLEHAKESEKGFFESHKKYVDFQLIVKGVEGAKAVGINQAVIKNPYDEKRDLIVYEPVSEASFLRLHAGMLAIFFENDAHALRFYGESFEKYREEPIFKAVVKAPKGLIKLKL, from the coding sequence ATGGCTATTTTTGGGGAATTAAGCTCGTTTGGGCATTTGTTTAAAAAAACGCAAGCGTTAGAAATTTTGCACGAGTATTTAAAAGAGGTCATGCAAAAGGGTAGTGGAGCGCATCAAAGGGTTTTAAATCTCGCTACCAATACAGAATTTCAAGTGCCTTTAGGGCATGGCATGTTTAGCATAGAGCAGAGTTATTGTTTAGAGCATGCCAAAGAAAGCGAGAAAGGCTTTTTTGAAAGCCACAAAAAATATGTGGATTTCCAGCTGATTGTCAAAGGCGTTGAGGGGGCTAAAGCGGTTGGTATCAATCAAGCTGTCATTAAAAACCCTTACGATGAAAAAAGAGACTTGATCGTTTATGAGCCGGTCAGTGAAGCTTCTTTTTTGCGTTTGCATGCGGGCATGCTAGCTATTTTTTTTGAAAACGATGCGCATGCGTTGAGGTTTTATGGAGAGTCTTTTGAAAAATATAGGGAAGAGCCGATTTTTAAAGCGGTCGTTAAAGCGCCTAAAGGATTGATCAAATTAAAATTATGA
- a CDS encoding heat shock protein transcriptional repressor HspR: MCDYDEPLYLISVVAKILGVHPQTLRQYEKEGLIEPSRTDGKMRLYSQRDMDKIKTILRLTRDMGVNLAGVDIILRLKEKLDELDNLNKELQDALQKHSKNNKTPTKNLNTPTNFYELILFKK; encoded by the coding sequence GTGTGCGATTATGATGAACCGCTTTATTTGATCAGCGTTGTGGCTAAAATCTTAGGCGTGCACCCTCAAACCTTGCGCCAATACGAAAAAGAGGGTTTGATAGAGCCTAGCAGGACTGATGGGAAAATGCGCTTGTATTCCCAACGAGACATGGACAAAATCAAAACGATTTTACGCCTTACAAGGGATATGGGGGTTAATCTGGCGGGCGTGGATATTATTTTGCGCTTAAAAGAAAAGCTTGATGAATTAGACAACCTGAATAAAGAATTGCAAGACGCTCTGCAGAAACACTCCAAAAACAACAAAACCCCAACGAAAAATTTAAACACCCCTACTAATTTTTATGAATTGATTTTATTTAAAAAATGA
- the fur gene encoding ferric iron uptake transcriptional regulator encodes MKRLETLESILERLRMSIKKNGLKNSKQREEVVSVLYRSGTHLSPEEITHSIRQKDKNTSISSVYRILNFLEKENFICVLETSKSGRRYEIAAKEHHDHIICLHCGKIIEFADPEIEHRQNEVVKKYQAKLISHDMKMFVWCKECQESEY; translated from the coding sequence ATGAAAAGATTAGAAACTTTAGAATCTATTTTAGAGCGCTTGAGAATGTCTATCAAAAAAAACGGACTCAAAAATTCAAAACAGAGAGAAGAAGTGGTGAGCGTTTTGTATCGCAGCGGCACACACCTAAGCCCTGAAGAAATCACGCATTCTATCCGCCAAAAGGACAAAAACACCAGCATTTCTTCAGTCTATCGCATTTTGAATTTCTTAGAAAAAGAAAATTTTATCTGTGTTTTAGAGACTTCAAAAAGCGGTCGGCGCTATGAAATTGCGGCTAAAGAGCACCATGATCACATCATTTGTTTGCATTGCGGTAAGATCATTGAATTTGCCGACCCTGAAATTGAACACCGCCAGAATGAAGTCGTTAAAAAATATCAAGCCAAGTTGATTAGCCATGACATGAAAATGTTTGTGTGGTGTAAAGAATGCCAAGAGAGTGAGTATTAA
- the fliM gene encoding flagellar motor switch protein FliM, with translation MADILSQEEIDALLEVVDENVDIQNVQKKDIIPQRSVTLYDFKRPNRVSKEQLRSFRSIHDKMARNLSSQVSSIMRSIVEIQLHSVDQMTYGEFLMSLPSPTSFNVFSMKPMGGTGVLEINPSIAFPMIDRLLGGKGSAYDQNREFSDIELNLLDTILRQVMQILKEVWSPVVEMFPTIDAKESSANVVQIVAQNEISIMVVLEIIIGHSRGMMNICYPVISIESILSKMGSRDLMLSETNSKKSRNKELQALLSGVSVDMMVFLGAVELSLKEMLDLDVGDTIRLNKIANDEVSVYVHKKKRYLASVGFQGYRKTIQIKEVVYSEKERTKEILEMLEEQRRGKVGDIMKIEEE, from the coding sequence ATGGCTGATATTTTAAGCCAAGAAGAAATTGATGCGCTTTTAGAAGTCGTTGATGAGAATGTGGATATTCAAAATGTCCAAAAAAAAGATATTATCCCGCAGCGCAGCGTAACTCTCTATGATTTCAAACGCCCTAATCGTGTGAGTAAGGAGCAACTGCGCTCTTTTAGGAGCATCCATGACAAAATGGCTAGGAATCTTTCCAGTCAAGTCTCTTCTATCATGCGTTCTATTGTGGAAATTCAGCTCCATAGCGTGGATCAAATGACTTATGGCGAATTTTTGATGAGTTTGCCTAGCCCTACGAGTTTTAATGTCTTTTCCATGAAGCCTATGGGAGGAACAGGGGTTTTAGAAATCAATCCTAGCATCGCTTTCCCTATGATTGACAGACTATTAGGGGGCAAGGGGAGTGCGTATGATCAAAACAGGGAGTTTAGCGATATTGAATTGAATTTATTGGATACGATTTTACGCCAAGTGATGCAAATTTTAAAGGAAGTGTGGTCGCCCGTGGTGGAGATGTTTCCTACCATTGACGCTAAAGAATCCAGTGCGAATGTGGTCCAAATAGTCGCTCAAAATGAAATTTCTATCATGGTGGTTTTAGAGATTATTATCGGGCATAGTCGTGGGATGATGAATATTTGTTACCCGGTGATTTCAATTGAGAGCATTCTTTCTAAAATGGGGAGTAGGGATTTGATGCTTTCAGAAACGAATTCCAAAAAGAGCCGTAATAAGGAATTGCAAGCGTTATTGAGCGGTGTGAGCGTGGATATGATGGTGTTTTTGGGCGCGGTGGAATTGAGTTTGAAAGAAATGTTGGATTTAGATGTGGGGGATACTATCCGGTTGAATAAGATCGCTAATGATGAAGTGAGTGTGTATGTGCATAAAAAAAAGCGTTATTTAGCGAGCGTGGGGTTTCAAGGGTATAGGAAAACCATTCAAATTAAAGAAGTGGTTTATAGCGAAAAAGAACGCACTAAAGAAATTCTAGAAATGCTAGAAGAACAGCGCAGAGGCAAAGTGGGCGATATTATGAAAATAGAAGAAGAGTGA
- a CDS encoding replication-associated recombination protein A — MSLTSLLNPKSLEDFLGQEHLIGKDAPLFKALQSKHFPHAFFYGPPGVGKTSLAQIIACMLERPILSFNATDFKLEDLRLKLKNYQNTLLKPVVFMDETHRLNKTQQEFLLPIMEKDHALILGASTQDPNYSLSQAIRSRSFIFELTPLNKSDLDKLCTKALTLLKKQIEPNAKTYLLNNSAGDARALLNLLDLSAKIEYPITLKTLQSLRPHSLNDGSYSGDTHYNLTSALIKSLRGSDENASIYYLARLIAGGENPEFIARRLVVFASEDIGNANPNALNLAASCLSSVKQIGYPEARIILSQCVIYLACSPKSNTVYRAINQALDCVQKGLLYPIPKHLLPNAKDYLYPHDYNGYVKQDYLEKPLDLVSSQGIGFEKTLLEWLDKIRN, encoded by the coding sequence ATGAGCCTGACTTCGCTTTTAAACCCAAAAAGCCTAGAAGATTTTTTAGGCCAAGAGCATCTAATAGGGAAAGACGCCCCCTTATTTAAAGCCCTACAATCCAAACACTTCCCCCATGCCTTTTTCTATGGCCCTCCTGGCGTGGGTAAAACAAGCCTGGCTCAAATCATCGCCTGCATGCTAGAGCGCCCCATTCTTTCATTTAATGCGACAGATTTCAAATTAGAGGATTTACGCCTTAAGCTTAAAAATTACCAAAACACTCTTTTAAAGCCCGTTGTTTTTATGGATGAAACCCACAGATTGAATAAAACCCAACAAGAATTTTTACTCCCCATTATGGAAAAAGATCACGCTCTGATCTTAGGGGCTAGCACGCAAGATCCTAATTACAGCCTAAGCCAAGCGATTCGCTCAAGAAGTTTTATTTTTGAATTAACCCCCCTAAACAAGAGCGATTTAGACAAGCTTTGCACTAAAGCTTTGACATTGCTCAAAAAACAAATAGAGCCTAATGCTAAAACCTATCTCTTAAACAACAGTGCTGGCGATGCCAGAGCGTTATTAAACCTTTTAGATTTGAGCGCTAAAATAGAATATCCTATCACTTTAAAAACGCTGCAATCTTTACGGCCTCATAGCTTGAATGACGGATCTTATAGCGGTGATACGCATTATAATCTTACTAGCGCTTTAATCAAGTCTTTAAGGGGGAGCGATGAAAACGCTTCCATCTACTATCTGGCGCGCTTGATTGCTGGCGGGGAAAACCCGGAATTTATCGCCAGAAGGCTAGTGGTTTTTGCGAGCGAAGATATTGGTAACGCTAACCCGAACGCCCTTAATTTAGCCGCTTCTTGCTTATCTTCAGTCAAACAAATCGGCTACCCTGAAGCGCGCATCATTTTAAGCCAATGCGTGATTTATCTGGCCTGTTCGCCCAAGTCTAACACGGTCTATAGAGCGATCAATCAGGCTTTGGATTGCGTTCAAAAAGGCTTGCTCTACCCTATTCCTAAACACCTACTGCCTAACGCTAAAGATTACCTTTACCCGCATGATTATAACGGCTATGTCAAACAAGATTATTTGGAAAAACCCCTAGATTTGGTTTCTTCTCAAGGCATAGGGTTTGAAAAAACCCTTTTAGAATGGCTTGATAAGATAAGAAATTGA
- a CDS encoding DUF2147 domain-containing protein, with amino-acid sequence MKLVSLVITLVFCCFLGAVELPGIYQTQEFLYMKSSFVEFFEHNGKFYAYGISDADGSKARKDKFNPNPKLRDRSDKGVVFLSDLIKVGERSYKGGKAYNFYDGKTYYVRVTQNSNGDLEFTSSYDKWGYVGKTFTWKRLSDEEIKNLKLKRFNLNEVLKTIKDSPI; translated from the coding sequence ATGAAATTAGTGAGTCTTGTTATAACATTAGTTTTTTGTTGTTTTTTAGGGGCTGTAGAGTTGCCTGGAATTTATCAAACTCAAGAATTTTTATACATGAAAAGCTCTTTTGTGGAGTTTTTTGAGCATAACGGGAAGTTCTATGCCTATGGTATTTCTGATGCGGATGGCTCTAAAGCCAGAAAAGACAAGTTTAACCCTAACCCAAAACTAAGGGATCGCAGCGATAAAGGCGTGGTGTTTTTAAGCGATTTGATTAAGGTTGGAGAACGATCTTATAAAGGCGGTAAGGCGTATAATTTTTATGACGGCAAGACCTACTATGTGAGAGTCACTCAAAATTCAAACGGGGATTTAGAATTCACTTCAAGCTATGATAAATGGGGGTATGTGGGTAAGACTTTTACTTGGAAACGCTTGAGCGATGAAGAAATCAAAAATCTAAAACTCAAGCGTTTTAACTTGAATGAAGTCCTTAAAACCATTAAAGATAGCCCTATTTAA
- the fliY gene encoding flagellar motor switch protein FliY, translated as MQDFIKIFIQEAVSTLEGLVGKAPSVGLEKEVSNSEESFLGLIKAPYARVKMSAIEKEESSIELLAPVVLVTALSDLMLGGEGASKEEMDNDDLDAFKEMASNIFGAIATSLKSQELLPKLNFTTINAEIAKELPKKEDYAKAVVFSFKMEALKESQIILLTTAAFERQFEKTHKEEKEETTESATEEVKTHDASLENIEIRNISMLLDVKLNVKVRIGQKKMILKDVVSMDIGSVVELDQLVNDPLEILVDDKVIAKGEVVIVDGNFGIQITDIGTKKERLEQLKH; from the coding sequence ATGCAAGATTTTATTAAAATTTTTATTCAAGAGGCTGTCTCTACTTTAGAAGGGTTAGTGGGTAAGGCTCCAAGCGTGGGGTTAGAAAAAGAAGTTTCTAATAGTGAAGAATCTTTTTTGGGGTTGATCAAGGCACCTTATGCAAGAGTCAAGATGAGTGCGATTGAAAAAGAAGAGAGCTCTATTGAATTACTGGCCCCGGTAGTTTTAGTTACCGCTTTAAGCGATTTGATGCTAGGAGGTGAGGGAGCGAGTAAGGAAGAAATGGATAACGACGATTTAGATGCTTTTAAAGAAATGGCTTCTAATATTTTTGGCGCGATCGCTACAAGCTTGAAGTCTCAAGAATTGCTCCCTAAACTCAATTTCACCACTATAAACGCTGAAATCGCTAAGGAGCTTCCTAAAAAAGAAGATTACGCTAAAGCGGTAGTGTTTTCTTTTAAAATGGAAGCACTCAAAGAAAGCCAAATCATTTTATTGACTACGGCGGCTTTTGAACGCCAATTTGAAAAAACGCATAAAGAAGAAAAAGAAGAAACGACAGAGAGCGCTACTGAAGAGGTTAAAACCCATGATGCGTCTTTAGAAAACATAGAAATCCGCAATATCAGCATGCTTTTAGACGTGAAATTGAATGTTAAGGTGCGCATCGGGCAAAAAAAGATGATTTTAAAAGATGTGGTCTCTATGGATATAGGGAGCGTGGTAGAGCTTGATCAATTGGTGAATGACCCTTTGGAAATTCTTGTAGATGACAAGGTGATCGCTAAGGGCGAAGTGGTGATCGTGGATGGGAATTTTGGCATTCAGATCACGGATATTGGCACTAAAAAAGAACGCTTAGAGCAATTGAAACATTAA